CGGCCTGAGGAACTCTGGTTTGATTATCGAATTTGTGGAAGGAACTTAAAAAATGGCTCCCTGGATGTCCAAATAGCCATGGTGCCAAAAGAATCCGTTTTAGAGTTGCTCACCTTGAGCCAAAGCTGGGGCATAAAACCGGACCAGGTGGATATCGTTGGGGAGGATGCTTCGCGGCAGGAGAAGTTTAACTTCCTAAAACATGCCCAGGTACCCCTCTCCTCCAGGTACATGTCAATCAGCTTGATTCAGAATATGGTGGCCCTGGGTCTGCTGGTAGGAGTGGTTCTGTTTCCAATGTTTCATCAATATCAAACGTTACAGAAGGTGACTGGCCAGGTTGCCCAGATTAAAATAAAGGCCGAAAATTCTCTTATTATTCGCAATAATATTACTAATATTGTTTCCGAAAGCCTCTATATTTCGGAATATAAAAGAAATCTACCATCATTCATCGAAGTCCTAGAAGAGCTCACCAAGATCATTCCCGATGATGCCTGGCTGGTTCGCCTGGCCGTCTCCGGACCCTCTGTAAAAGTTTCCGGTTATGCCCAATCTGCATCACGCCTAATAGAACTAATTGAATCGTCGAGCATTTTTAAAGATGTGACGCCCGACTCCTCCTTTGTGAGGGATCCCAAATTGGAACGAGAGCGATTTAAATTTTCTTTCCAACTTGAACATAAAGGAACGGCCAGAAGATGAAGATGACTCCCACTTTGAGCCGACTTCTCGCCGTCGTGATTTTATTGGTCGTGGTGAAATTTTCCTGGTCCATTCTTGTGGTGCCATATTGGAATAAATACAAGGATCAGCAAGCGCAGATCGATAATAAACTAGCACTGCTAACCAATTATAAACAGGTTTACGCCCAAACACAAATTCTGG
The Magnetococcales bacterium DNA segment above includes these coding regions:
- a CDS encoding PilN domain-containing protein, which codes for MNSYISRTYLQTEFVRLFSWWVRELASLIPAKVYSMLVTGSNCLVIDVLDTEIRIGRFQGDVFKDLAHIESSSQKPEQNVADVSRMVQQERANQIIFRLPIAKAMVRILPELPKDMENNLEEALYFELEKLTPFRPEELWFDYRICGRNLKNGSLDVQIAMVPKESVLELLTLSQSWGIKPDQVDIVGEDASRQEKFNFLKHAQVPLSSRYMSISLIQNMVALGLLVGVVLFPMFHQYQTLQKVTGQVAQIKIKAENSLIIRNNITNIVSESLYISEYKRNLPSFIEVLEELTKIIPDDAWLVRLAVSGPSVKVSGYAQSASRLIELIESSSIFKDVTPDSSFVRDPKLERERFKFSFQLEHKGTARR